The Oscarella lobularis chromosome 9, ooOscLobu1.1, whole genome shotgun sequence genome includes a window with the following:
- the LOC136190807 gene encoding iduronate 2-sulfatase-like, translating to MKTRSTMRLHLLVCFELALFAAGQTADQKKNVLFIVVDDLRPSLGAYGQKCVHTPNIDKLAKESLVFDRAYCQQALCGPSRNSFMTGRRPDTTKSWNFIDHFREPSVGLNWTSLPQYFKNHGYFSSGVGKLYHPSLPPQNDPPSWSNLDQFPYVFSKPQTCPNETIWCALPSNGTYFADVNSTAVVRERLEYVAKTKQPFFLGIGFLKPHLSWRFPEEFLKNYPNVDEIIPAKHRLPPDGMPPIAWHGCLPENHYSDLHYPPFNRTTPFPIDVQQMMRRAYYAATSYVDSLVGELLESLDSLGLADDTIVSFHGDHGWQLGEHNEWCKMTNFELGTRVPLMFRVPWKKASMGKRTMALVELVDLYPTLIELAGLPPAREENLEGKSLAALFDDVSRSVKNASLSQYPRCNPDPDVSKKDSCKQTNRAEIRYMGYSMRTDRYRYTEWVKWNGTDLKPEWNDQIGVELYDHQNDDEADFDAFENENIASKNPDVVKELSRKLHELVGS from the coding sequence ATGAAAACACGATCGACGATGAGACTCCATCTCCTCGTCTGCTTCGAGCTCGCCCTCTTTGCAGCAGGCCAAACAGCAgatcaaaaaaagaacgtccttttcatcgtcgtcgacgacctTCGCCCAAGTCTCGGCGCTTACGGCCAAAAATGCGTCCACACGCCCAACATCGACAAGCTGGCGAAAGAATCGCTCGTATTCGACCGCGCCTACTGTCAACAAGCCCTCTGCGGCCCGTCACGCAACTCATTCATGACGGGACGGCGTCCCGACACGACGAAATCGTGGAATTTCATCGATCACTTTCGCGAGCCGAGCGTCGGTCTCAACTGGACGTCGCTACCGCAGTACTTCAAGAACCACGGCTACTTCTCGTCGGGCGTCGGCAAGCTCTATCACCCGAGTCTCCCGCCGCAGAACGATCCACCCTCGTGGTCGAATCTCGATCAATTCCCGTACGTCTTCTCGAAGCCACAAACGTGCCCGAACGAGACGATCTGGTGCGCGCTACCGTCGAACGGGACCTacttcgccgacgtcaattcgacggcgGTTGTGCGCGAGCGACTCGAGTACGTCGCCAAAACGAAACAGCCCTTCTTTTTGGGAATCGGATTCCTGAAGCCACACCTCTCGTGGAGATTTCCCGAGgaatttttgaagaattATCCAAACGTCGATGAAATAATTCCGGCGAAACATCGTCTCCCGCCCGACGGAATGCCGCCCATCGCCTGGCACGGATGCCTACCGGAAAATCATTATTCGGACCTACACTATCCGCCGTTcaatcgaacgacgccgtttccgATCGACGTTCAGCAGATGATGCGTCGCGCCTACTACGCGGCCACGAGTTACGTCGATTCGCTTGTCGGCGAACTTCTCGAGAGTTTGGATAGTCTTGGTCTGGCCGACGACacgatcgtctcgtttcACGGCGATCACGGTTGGCAATTGGGCGAGCACAATGAATGGTGTAAAATGACGAATTTCGAATTGGGGACTCGCGTGCCGCTCATGTTTCGCGTGCCGTGGAAAAAGGCGTCGATGGGGAAACGAACGATGGCTCTTGTGGAGCTCGTTGATCTTTATCCGACGCTCATCGAGCTTGCCGGACTTCCGCCGGCGAGGGAGGAGAATTTGGAAGGGAAGTCGTTGGCTGCTTtgtttgacgacgtcagtcGAAGCGTTAAGAACGCTTCCTTGTCGCAGTATCCGAGATGTAATCCGGATCCTGACGTTTCGAAGAAGGACAGTTGCAAGCAAACGAATCGAGCGGAGATCCGCTACATGGGTTACAGTATGAGAACAGATCGATATCGGTACACGGAGTGGGTTAAATGGAATGGGACCGATTTGAAGCCTGAGTGGAATGATCAAATTGGCGTTGAGCTGTACGACCATCAGAACGACGATGAGGCCGACTTTGACGcatttgaaaacgaaaatatCGCCTCAAAAAATCCTGACGTGGTGAAAGAGCTTAGCAGAAAATTGCATGAGCTTGTTGGTAGCTGA
- the LOC136191051 gene encoding G-protein coupled receptor GRL101-like, with product MENASLLVGSGDEPHSNASYLQALALRLYLIIQKMENASLLDEPDSKASENLLCNKTWNGKHHMVINMNGDSSSETILHESVVLWLILGLLIIAGNLTVVIWRCRTGKDQRYSIPSILVVNLAASDFFLGVQLILYITLYSNWLCFLWLSPNSTTLMKSLCSICGILETTSIYASVIISATIAFYYSVILGGCCCMKHLSRRGVMILVSIEWITVIAVASLTEKLLFDQYGSVYQMEMHDDPTSAINFTENIAVIGTVTCLPLSYAPYSNPALFTIFLIVYFIMAVAMLTYMATLRKLTLSREPKPRLKGDDFRLIAIIGLTFPAWVSFILVHFYRTELFFAQMLPFTAVALCNPIIFTFTSQPFLKSIRKFKQKLFFKIGRPTRIEDVSNDSESLISTEAPPSDSEE from the coding sequence ATGGAAAATGCGTCTCTACTCGTTGGATCTGGAGATGAACCTCACAGCAACGCTTCTTACCTTCAAGCTCTTGCTCTTAGACTCTATTTGATCATACAGAAGATGGAAAATGCATCTCTACTCGATGAACCTGACAGCAAAGCTTCTGAAAATCTGCTGTGTAACAAGACATGGAACGGCAAACATCATATGGTCATAAATATGAACGGTGACTCCTCTTCGGAAACGATCCTGCACGAAAGTGTTGTTCTCTGGCTAATTCTTGGCTTACTAATCATTGCAGGCAACTTGACTGTCGTAATTTGGCGTTGCCGAACAGGCAAAGACCAACGGTATAGCATACCATCAATACTCGTCGTTAATCTAGCTGCATCAGATTTTTTCCTCGGCGTTCAACTGATTCTGTATATCACGTTGTACAGCAATTGGCTCTGCTTTCTTTGGCTTTCGCCAAATAGCACAACCTTGATGAAATCTTTATGCTCTATTTGTGGAATTTTGGAAACAACGAGCATTTATGCTTCCGTTATCATCTCTGCTACGATCGCCTTCTATTATTCAGTGATTTTAGGCGGATGCTGTTGTATGAAACATCTTTCGCGTCGCGGTGTCATGATTTTAGTTTCTATAGAGTGGATCACTGTCATTGCTGTCGCCAGCTTGACAGAAAAACTGTTATTTGATCAGTACGGCTCTGTATACCAAATGGAAATGCACGACGATCCTACAAGCGCAATCAATTTTACTGAGAACATTGCTGTGATTGGAACAGTAACGTGTCTTCCCCTAAGTTATGCACCTTACTCCAATCCTGCTTTGTTCACTATTTTTCTAATTGTGTACTTCATCATGGCTGTAGCGATGTTAACATACATGGCAACGCTAAGAAAACTGACTCTATCTAGAGAACCAAAGCCAAGACTGAAAGGAGATGATTTTCGCCTGATTGCTATAATTGGGCTCACTTTCCCAGCCTGGGTCTCTTTTATTCTCGTCCACTTCTATCGCACGGAATTATTCTTTGCGCAGATGCTACCGTTTACTGCCGTTGCATTGTGCAATCCCATCATATTCACGTTTACGTCACAACCATTTTTAAAGTCAATCAGAAAATTCAAGCAAAAACTATTTTTCAAGATTGGCAGACCCACCCGAATTGAAGACGTGTCCAATGACAGCGAATCTCTAATTTCTACAGAGGCTCCACCAAGTGACAGTGAAGAGTAG
- the LOC136190913 gene encoding G-protein coupled receptor GRL101-like gives MRLCKQATSTTTKTTIDATLKQGNVVWIILSVLIIAGNLTVIIWRCRAKREQRNSIPSILVINLAAADFFLGIQIFLYVLLYSNWLCFVWNNKALMSSLCIICGFFETTCIYVSGMINATIALYYAVVMFERCCCVRRLSRTQVLVLLCIQWIISIAVAISAVSVNAFVYFNTTNQFPSTPGSMLIYEANTATCVPLNFIFSQLIFNKFWENTTAEVVANVGTIIFSFLCLLMVATVGTYLAILIKLLRLRVSSTLPPSLSTSQSTSTRSLSFRLATIAVITLFGWTLYFIFLSVFPGAEFGQMLPYGFVALSNPVTFTLLSRPFLNALRKFKEKVLFKIGRAVPIEDMASDNESLIPTRALPSISQENY, from the exons atGCGACTATGCAAGCAGGCGACATCTACGACTACGAAAACTACAATCG ATGCGACCTTGAAGCAAGGCAACGTTGTTTGGATCATTCTCTCCGTTCTAATCATTGCCGGCAACTTGACTGTGATAATATGGCGCTGCAGAGCAAAGCGGGAGCAACGAAATAGCATACCATCGATACTCGTCATCAATCTGGCTGCTGCAGACTTTTTTCTGGGTATTCAAATTTTCCTTTACGTTCTTTTGTACAGCAATTGGCTGTGCTTTGTTTGGAATAACAAAGCACTTATGTCATCACTGTGCATTATTTGTGGATTTTTTGAGACTACGTGCATTTACGTTTCTGGCATGATAAATGCTACAATAGCTTTGTATTACGCAGTGGTAATGTTTGAGAGGTGTTGCTGTGTACGGCGGCTTTCACGTACACAAGTACTCGTTCTCCTTTGCATACAGTGGATTATCAGCATTGCAGTTGCCATCTCAGCTGTTTCAGTGAACGCCTTTGTCTATTTCAATACCACCAATCAATTTCCCAGTACTCCAGGGAGTATGTTGATCTATGAAGCCAACACAGCGACTTGCGTTCCATTAAATTTCATCTTTTCACAGCTTATTTTCAACAAGTTCTGGGAGAATACTACTGCTGAAGTAGTTGCAAACGTAGGGacaattattttttcattcCTGTGCCTTTTAATGGTAGCAACGGTGGGAACATACCTGGCAATTTTGATAAAGCTATTGCGGCTAAGAGTATCAAGCACGTTGCCTCCAAGTCTATCAACAAGCCAATCAACAAGCACAAGGAGCCTTAGTTTTCGTTTAGCGACAATAGCGGTCATCACACTTTTTGGTTGGACATTATACTTTATTTTCCTGTCCGTTTTTCCTGGCGCGGAATTTGGGCAGATGCTACCGTACGGCTTTGTTGCATTGAGCAACCCCGTCACCTTCACTCTACTTTCAAGACCATTTTTGAATGCGCTTCGAAAATTCAAGGAAAAGGTGTTGTTCAAAATTGGAAGGGCTGTTCCAATAGAAGATATGGCCTCTGATAACGAATCTCTTATTCCTACACGAGCACTACCGAGCATCAGTCAAGAGAACTACTAG